The Mannheimia pernigra sequence CACCACCATTGAAGCATTCTTGATTTCAACTTGGCGAATATCATCTAATAAAATTTCAACGGGAATATCAGAGTGGTAAGCATTCAAATGTGTTTTGCAACGTTCAACCATTGGTTGAGAATTATCCACACCGATAATCTGTACATTTTGGGCTCTTACATTACGGCGGATAGATAAAATACCCGCCCCCCTTGAGCAGCCCAAATCATAAACATTTGAATTATCTGTGACAAACCGTTCCGCCAACATACCGATTGCCGTAATAATATTAGAATAGCCTGGCACAGATCGTTGGATCATATCTGGAAAGACTTCCGCTACCGATTCATCAAAAGTAAAATCGCCTAATTTTTCAATCGGGGCTGAAAATAGAGTATCTCTTTGCATTTTTTATTTCTCTAAAAATTTTTTAATTGCTCGTACAACTGTCTCTGGTTTTTCAGCGTGAACCCAGTGATCAGCATTTGCCACAATAAAAGATTTCACGTGTGGAAACTGTTTTAATATGGTTTCTGTATGTGCTGATTGAATATAATCGGATAATGCCCCTTTAATAAAAAGAGTGGGGACATTCACAAATACCTCATTCCAATCCATTAGATTTTGGTAATTTTGATGCAACGCTGTTAAATTAAATCGGAATAATTGTTCGCTTTGTGCATCAAAGGATTTCAACATAAATTGCTGAATACCTTGATCAGGAATATACTCTGCCATCACTGTTTTTGCGTGTTGGCGAGTCTCGGGCTTAGCCATTTTTACTGCAAATAGACCTTCAAAAATCTGTTTATGGCGATTTTGCGTATAGGTTACAGGAGCAATATCAATCACAATTAATTTATCCACCAATTCTGGGGCGAGGTTCGCTAATGCCATCGCACTCTTACCGCCCATTGAATGCCCCACCACAATAGCATTTTGAATATTTTGTTCAACGAATAACGCTTTTAAATCTTGAGCAATCAACGAATAATTCATTTCTACGGAATGAAAAGATCTTCCGTGATTTCTAAGATCCACTCTCAGCACGGAGTAATCTTCTTCAAACGATTTGGCAATAATACCTAAATTATTCATATCGCCAAATAACCCATGTAAAAACACCATTGTTTGGGCATTTGGATTATGTTTAGCTGGCTGATAAAGAAAATTTAAACCTAATTTTTTTGTCATATAAATGTCTTTTTTAGCATAAATTTTCAATCAAGATCCTCTATAAAAAAGCAAATAAATGCGTATAATAGCACCCTAACTAATGCTATTTTATGTTCAAAAAGAATGAGGATCCCGATGAAAAGAATCGAAATTGATGATGAATTATATCAATATATTGCCAGTCGTACACAATCTATTGGTGAAACGGCATCAGATATCTTACGTCGTTTACTAAGATTACCGCAATCGCCTCAACCTTTTGTATTAGTACAAGAGCATATGATCAATGAGCTCAAAGAGCTGGTTAAAACGCCATCGCGTGCTACCGCGAGAAAAGATGAATCCAAGACTGAAAAAACGGTAGCCAAATTGGAAGATATTTTAAACTCAGAACATTTTATGAATGAAAACAAAAATGTCGTGCGTTTTATTATGCTATTGGCAGCACTCTACCGTTCTAACCCTGACGCCTTTGCTAAAGCAACCGAAAATGTGCGTGGTAATGAGCGTATTTATTTCTCTCA is a genomic window containing:
- the seqA gene encoding replication initiation negative regulator SeqA yields the protein MKRIEIDDELYQYIASRTQSIGETASDILRRLLRLPQSPQPFVLVQEHMINELKELVKTPSRATARKDESKTEKTVAKLEDILNSEHFMNENKNVVRFIMLLAALYRSNPDAFAKATENVRGNERIYFSQSEEEILATGSGVKAKQIPDSPFWVITNNNTARKGLILKGVMESMQIPSKLVERIQVLFV
- a CDS encoding alpha/beta fold hydrolase; the encoded protein is MTKKLGLNFLYQPAKHNPNAQTMVFLHGLFGDMNNLGIIAKSFEEDYSVLRVDLRNHGRSFHSVEMNYSLIAQDLKALFVEQNIQNAIVVGHSMGGKSAMALANLAPELVDKLIVIDIAPVTYTQNRHKQIFEGLFAVKMAKPETRQHAKTVMAEYIPDQGIQQFMLKSFDAQSEQLFRFNLTALHQNYQNLMDWNEVFVNVPTLFIKGALSDYIQSAHTETILKQFPHVKSFIVANADHWVHAEKPETVVRAIKKFLEK
- the cmoA gene encoding carboxy-S-adenosyl-L-methionine synthase CmoA, producing MQRDTLFSAPIEKLGDFTFDESVAEVFPDMIQRSVPGYSNIITAIGMLAERFVTDNSNVYDLGCSRGAGILSIRRNVRAQNVQIIGVDNSQPMVERCKTHLNAYHSDIPVEILLDDIRQVEIKNASMVVLNFTLQFLPREDRLSLLQKIYHGLNLNGILILSEKFTFESEMMNELLIDLHHTFKRANGYSELEVSQKRNALENVMRTDNIETHKKRLKEAGFKQIELWFQCFNFGSVIAIKS